From Rutidosis leptorrhynchoides isolate AG116_Rl617_1_P2 chromosome 3, CSIRO_AGI_Rlap_v1, whole genome shotgun sequence, a single genomic window includes:
- the LOC139897090 gene encoding KH domain-containing protein At4g18375-like codes for MGENRRQQRNKRERDRDGPRERDLDRDGDNKNQRRRGNERDDRNYNRDNDELVVYRILCPDRFIGSVIGKSGKVINTIRQDTRAKIKVVDPFPGSRHRVITIYCYVNEKVEIEPDEELGDVDPVCSAQDALLRVHSAIANVVGSAGDRDSDRKYKDKEECQILVPATQSANLIGKSGATIKKLRSRTRANVKVSPKDVNDPNHSCAMDFDNFVQITGEPEAVKRALFAVSTIMYKFPPKEAVPLETSVPEAPPTIIIPSDVPIYPVSGLYPGVEPYVPSRSHPSHVQELQGYADSGNAWPVYSSSSLPVVSGLSLSGELTVRVLCPFNNIGRVIGRGGASIRSVREASGARIDVDDTRRDECIITISATESLDDIKSMTVEAVLLLQGKINEEDEGDVSMRLLVPSKVIGCIIGKSGSIINEIRKISRADVRISKGDKPKCADANDELVEVIGEVGSVRDALVQIVLRLRDDVLKDRDSGPRTSSRNDPMYVGAGGLPVPSILPSVSSLAPLDYDHRDETRSGYRDETRSGLGPHSSSYRYGSPPRNDRGYESMSSYSSKHYRGLPPAASEMLIPGHAVGKVMGKGGANVDNIRKISGASVEISETKSSRGDRVAVISGTPEEKRAAENLIQAFILAT; via the exons ATGGGTGAGAATCGAAGACAGCAGAGGAATAAGAGGGAAAGGGACCGGGATGGGCCCAGAGAGCGAGACCTGGACCGGGACGGGGATAATAAGAACCAaagaagaagaggaaacgaaagagacGATAGAAACTATAATCGAGACAACGATGAATTGGTTGTTTATAGAATTTTATGTCCGGATCGGTTCATTGGGAGTGTGATTGGGAAGAGTGGAAAAGTTATTAACACAATAAGGCAAGATACGAGGGCGAAAATTAAGGTAGTTGACCCGTTTCCAGGCTCCAGGCACAGGGTTATAACAATTTATTGTTATGTTAATGAGAAAGTGGAAATTGAGCCTGATGAGGAACTTGGTGATGTGGACCCTGTTTGCTCGGCTCAGGATGCACTTTTGAGGGTGCATAGTGCGATTGCGAATGTGGTGGGGTCGGCTGGTGATCGTGATTCTGATAGGAAGTATAAAGATAAGGAAGAGTGTCAGATTTTAGTTCCTGCAACTCAGTCTGCTAATCTTATTGGTAAATCTGGTGCAACTATAAAGAAATTGAGAAGTAGGACTAGGGCAAACGTTAAAGTTTCTCCAAAAGATGTTAACGATCCTAATCATTCGTGTGCTATGGACTTTGACAACTTTGTTCAG ATAACTGGTGAACCAGAAGCAGTGAAAAGAGCACTGTTTGCAGTCTCGACAATTATGTACAAGTTCCCGCCAAAAGAAGCGGTTCCTCTCGAAACATCTGTTCCTGAAGCTCCTCCGACCATCATTATACCTTCTGATGTACCGATCTACCCTGTTTCTGGGCTATACCCGGGTGTAGAACCGTATGTGCCCTCTAGATCTCATCCTTCACATGTACAAGAACTTCAAGGTTATGCAGATTCAGGGAACGCATGGCCGGTTTACTCTTCTTCTTCGCTCCCTGTTGTTTCTGGTTTATCTCTTTCTGGGGAGTTAACGGTTAGGGTTTTGTGCCCGTTTAACAATATTGGGCGGGTTATTGGACGGGGTGGGGCTTCAATTAGAAGTGTTAGAGAAGCTAGTGGAGCTCGTATTGATGTTGATGACACCAGACGTGATGAATGTATCATAACAATATCAGCGACAGAG TCTTTGGATGATATAAAATCTATGACAGTGGAAGCAGTTCTTTTACTTCAAGGTAAGATAAATGAAGAAGATGAGGGGGATGTTTCTATGCGACTCCTTGTCCCTTCTAAAGTTATCGGATGCATTATCGGTAAAAGTGGCTCGATCATAAATGAAATTCGTAAGATAAGTAGAGCAGATGTCCGCATATCAAAAGGTGATAAGCCTAAATGTGCAGATGCTAATGATGAACTTGTCGAG GTAATTGGCGAAGTTGGAAGTGTGAGGGACGCACTTGTTCAGATAGTTCTCCGTCTTCGAGATGATGTGTTGAAAGATAGAGATAGTGGGCCCCGTACATCTTCAAGAAATGATCCCATGTATGTTGGTGCAGGTGGTCTTCCTGTACCCTCAATCTTGCCAAGTGTTTCATCACTTGCTCCTCTGGATTATGACCACAGAGATGAAACTAGGAGTGGTTACAGAGATGAAACAAGGAGTGGTTTGGGCCCGCATTCTTCAAGCTATAGATACGGCTCACCACCG AGGAATGACCGTGGCTATGAATCCATGAGTTCGTATTCTTCAAAGCATTATAGAGG GTTACCTCCTGCTGCCTCTGAGATGTTGATTCCTGGTCATGCAGTCGGTAAAGTGATGGGTAAAGGTGGGGCCAATGTAGACAATATTCGTAAG ATATCGGGAGCTTCTGTAGAGATATCTGAAACCAAATCATCCCGAGGTGATCGTGTAGCTGTGATATCTGGGACACCTGAAGAAAAGCGTGCAGCTGAAAACTTGATTCAGGCTTTCATATTGGCCACTTAG
- the LOC139897091 gene encoding ornithine aminotransferase, mitochondrial-like isoform X1 produces MASRRCMQQLLLNQIKRNGIIRANNARYFSSVTEGIASSTSSSSSRHLIDLEHDYSAHNYHPVPIVFSHGKGSTIWDPEGKRYLDFLAAYSAVNQGHCHPKIMKALIEQAQTLTLSSRAFYNDKFPVFAEYLTKLFGYDMVLPMNTGAEGVETAIKLARKWGYEKKRIPKNQAMIVSCCGCFHGRTMGAISMSCDNDATRGFWPLLPGQLKVDFGDEAALKKLFEEKGEHIAGFLFEPIQGEAGVCNFESHLLEVVIWVGQSGKESGPNSKGIILVLVKAGGVVIPPDGYLKAVRELCSKYNILMIADEIQSGIARSGRMLACDWEGVRPDVVILGKALGGGVIPVSAVLADKDVMLCIQPGEHGSTFGGNPLASAVAIASLQVVLDEKLAERSAEMGEELRRLLTKTQRQFPEIMMEVRGKGLFNAVELFSKSLFPANAYDLCIKLKERGILAKPTHNATIRLTPPLSISLDEIREGAKAFHDVLEHDLPKLVKEKPKPTAPKAQNPCDRCGRELYG; encoded by the exons ATGGCGAGCAGGAGATGTATGCAGCAGCTTTTATTGAACCAAATTAAACGCAACGGAATAATTAGGGCAAATAATGCTCGATATTTTTCGAGTGTAACCGAAGGGATCGCATCTtcaacttcatcatcatcttctcgtCACCTTATCGATTTAGAACACGATTACAGCGCTCATAa TTATCATCCAGTCCCTATAGTATTTTCTCATGGAAAAGGGTCTACTATTTGGGATCCAGAAGGCAAAAGATATCTTGACTTCCTTGCAGCTTACTCTGCAGTTAATCAG GGACATTGTCATCCAAAGATTATGAAAGCGTTAATCGAGCAAGCACAAACGTTAACTCTCAGTTCTAGAGCCTTTTACAATGACAAATTTCCAGTCTTTGCGGAATATTTAACCAAATTGTTTGGTTATGACATGGTTCTTCCAATGAACACTGGTGCTGAAGGTGTAGAAACTGCTATTAAGCTGGCAAGAAAGTGGGGTTACGAGAAAAAAAGAATTCCCAAAAATCag GCTATGATTGTCTCGTGTTGTGGCTGCTTCCATGGTCGTACAATGGGTGCTATATCAATGAGTTGTGATAACGATGCCACTCGTGGATTTTGGCCATTGTTACCTGGTCAACTAAAAGTTGACTTTGGTGATGAAGCTGCTCTCAAGAAACTGTTTGAAG AAAAAGGAGAACATATAGCTGGATTTTTATTTGAACCGATACAAGGAGAGGCTGGGGTATGCAACTTTGAATCACATTTATTAGAGGTGGTAATATGGGTGGGTCAGAGTGGTAAAGAAAGTGGTCCAAACTCCAAAGGGATCATTTTGGTTCTGGTGAAAGCAGGTGGG GTGGTTATTCCCCCAGACGGTTATCTAAAGGCTGTCAGAGAACTTTGCTCCAAGTATAACATCTTAATGATTGCAGACGAAATACAAAGTGGCATAGCACGCTCAGGAAGAATGTTGGCATGTGACTGGGAAGGTGTCCGGCCTGATGTTGTT ATATTAGGGAAAGCATTAGGTGGAGGAGTGATACCGGTTAGTGCAGTTCTTGCTGACAAAGATGTTATGCTTTGCATACAGCCAGGGGAGCATGGGAG TACTTTTGGAGGAAACCCTTTAGCTAGCGCTGTTGCCATCGCATCATTGCAAGTGGTACTAGATGAGAAACTTGCTGAGAG ATCTGCTGAAATGGGTGAGGAGCTGAGGCGGCTGTTAACAAAAACTCAACGACAATTTCCTGAAATCATGATGGAAGTCAGGGGAAAAGGTTTATTCAATGCAGTTGAGCTTTTTAGCAAGTCTTTGTTCCCTGCAAACGCGTACGATCTTTGTATCAAATTGAAAGAAAGAGGAATTCTTGCAAAACCAACTCATAACGCTACTATTCGATTAACTCCTCCCCTTTCCATAAG TTTGGATGAAATACGGGAAGGAGCTAAAGCGTTTCATGATGTCTTGGAACACGATCTTCCGAAATTGGTGAAGGAGAAGCCTAAGCCTACTGCTCCAAAAGCTCAAAATCCATGTGACCGTTGTGGACGCGAGTTGTATGGTTGA
- the LOC139897091 gene encoding ornithine aminotransferase, mitochondrial-like isoform X2 — translation MASRRCMQQLLLNQIKRNGIIRANNARYFSSVTEGIASSTSSSSSRHLIDLEHDYSAHNYHPVPIVFSHGKGSTIWDPEGKRYLDFLAAYSAVNQGHCHPKIMKALIEQAQTLTLSSRAFYNDKFPVFAEYLTKLFGYDMVLPMNTGAEGVETAIKLARKWGYEKKRIPKNQAMIVSCCGCFHGRTMGAISMSCDNDATRGFWPLLPGQLKVDFGDEAALKKLFEEKGEHIAGFLFEPIQGEAGVVIPPDGYLKAVRELCSKYNILMIADEIQSGIARSGRMLACDWEGVRPDVVILGKALGGGVIPVSAVLADKDVMLCIQPGEHGSTFGGNPLASAVAIASLQVVLDEKLAERSAEMGEELRRLLTKTQRQFPEIMMEVRGKGLFNAVELFSKSLFPANAYDLCIKLKERGILAKPTHNATIRLTPPLSISLDEIREGAKAFHDVLEHDLPKLVKEKPKPTAPKAQNPCDRCGRELYG, via the exons ATGGCGAGCAGGAGATGTATGCAGCAGCTTTTATTGAACCAAATTAAACGCAACGGAATAATTAGGGCAAATAATGCTCGATATTTTTCGAGTGTAACCGAAGGGATCGCATCTtcaacttcatcatcatcttctcgtCACCTTATCGATTTAGAACACGATTACAGCGCTCATAa TTATCATCCAGTCCCTATAGTATTTTCTCATGGAAAAGGGTCTACTATTTGGGATCCAGAAGGCAAAAGATATCTTGACTTCCTTGCAGCTTACTCTGCAGTTAATCAG GGACATTGTCATCCAAAGATTATGAAAGCGTTAATCGAGCAAGCACAAACGTTAACTCTCAGTTCTAGAGCCTTTTACAATGACAAATTTCCAGTCTTTGCGGAATATTTAACCAAATTGTTTGGTTATGACATGGTTCTTCCAATGAACACTGGTGCTGAAGGTGTAGAAACTGCTATTAAGCTGGCAAGAAAGTGGGGTTACGAGAAAAAAAGAATTCCCAAAAATCag GCTATGATTGTCTCGTGTTGTGGCTGCTTCCATGGTCGTACAATGGGTGCTATATCAATGAGTTGTGATAACGATGCCACTCGTGGATTTTGGCCATTGTTACCTGGTCAACTAAAAGTTGACTTTGGTGATGAAGCTGCTCTCAAGAAACTGTTTGAAG AAAAAGGAGAACATATAGCTGGATTTTTATTTGAACCGATACAAGGAGAGGCTGGG GTGGTTATTCCCCCAGACGGTTATCTAAAGGCTGTCAGAGAACTTTGCTCCAAGTATAACATCTTAATGATTGCAGACGAAATACAAAGTGGCATAGCACGCTCAGGAAGAATGTTGGCATGTGACTGGGAAGGTGTCCGGCCTGATGTTGTT ATATTAGGGAAAGCATTAGGTGGAGGAGTGATACCGGTTAGTGCAGTTCTTGCTGACAAAGATGTTATGCTTTGCATACAGCCAGGGGAGCATGGGAG TACTTTTGGAGGAAACCCTTTAGCTAGCGCTGTTGCCATCGCATCATTGCAAGTGGTACTAGATGAGAAACTTGCTGAGAG ATCTGCTGAAATGGGTGAGGAGCTGAGGCGGCTGTTAACAAAAACTCAACGACAATTTCCTGAAATCATGATGGAAGTCAGGGGAAAAGGTTTATTCAATGCAGTTGAGCTTTTTAGCAAGTCTTTGTTCCCTGCAAACGCGTACGATCTTTGTATCAAATTGAAAGAAAGAGGAATTCTTGCAAAACCAACTCATAACGCTACTATTCGATTAACTCCTCCCCTTTCCATAAG TTTGGATGAAATACGGGAAGGAGCTAAAGCGTTTCATGATGTCTTGGAACACGATCTTCCGAAATTGGTGAAGGAGAAGCCTAAGCCTACTGCTCCAAAAGCTCAAAATCCATGTGACCGTTGTGGACGCGAGTTGTATGGTTGA
- the LOC139897092 gene encoding F-box protein At5g46170-like has translation MMSSIRSDHTTRIYPEPPCTEDSVDRFDIIPDSLLLLIFNNIGDVKTLGRCSVVSKRFQNLIPQVENVVVRVDCVISDDDSASAGAGGADKSRGPFYSLIRLVVGGIVKPILAIGQFLGPKRSSSSSSSSGLYVGYAGDGDGEDLGAGGVTHHSPTQVLKNFNEIRYLKIELPNGELGIEDDVLLRWRADFGSTLDNCVMLGASSVIQRQSPASSEINYSCGTGTDDNGSIPESFYTNGGLKLRVVWTISSLIAASARHYLLQPIIAEHKTLDSLVLTDGDRQGVLCMNKEQLEELRVKPLSASSASKRTLVPALNMKLWYAPFLELPDGTVLKGATLVAIRPSEQSGQKEVSDGSWVSSAFEEPYGTAARMLVKRRTYCLEMNSF, from the coding sequence ATGATGTCATCCATCCGATCGGATCACACCACCAGAATCTACCCAGAGCCACCGTGCACCGAAGATTCCGTCGATCGATTCGATATCATACCTGATTCCCTCCTTCTCTTAATCTTCAACAACATCGGTGACGTTAAAACCCTAGGTCGTTGCTCCGTCGTTTCAAAGCGATTTCAAAACCTAATTCCTCAAGTTGAAAACGTCGTCGTTCGCGTCGATTGCGTTATCTCCGACGATGATTCCGCCTCAGCCGGCGCCGGCGGCGCCGATAAATCTCGCGGACCGTTTTATAGTCTAATCAGACTTGTTGTTGGTGGAATTGTTAAGCCAATTTTAGCAATTGGACAGTTTTTAGGACCTAAACGAtcgtcttcatcatcatcttcgtcgGGGTTATACGTCGGTTACGCCGGAGACGGTGACGGTGAAGATTTAGGTGCAGGTGGTGTAACTCACCATTCTCCAACACAGGTACTAAAAAACTTCAATGAAATTAGGTATTTAAAAATTGAGCTTCCGAACGGTGAATTAGGGATCGAAGACGATGTGTTGTTGAGATGGAGAGCTGATTTTGGATCTACTTTAGATAATTGTGTGATGCTTGGTGCGTCTTCTGTGATTCAACGACAAAGTCCTGCATCATCTGAAATAAATTACAGTTGTGGAACAGGGACTGATGATAATGGAAGTATACCTGAATCGTTTTACACGAATGGTGGATTGAAATTACGTGTAGTGTGGACGATAAGCTCATTGATTGCAGCATCTGCACGGCACTATTTACTTCAACCGATAATCGCAGAGCATAAGACGTTGGATTCGTTGGTTTTAACAGATGGAGATAGACAAGGTGTGTTGTGTATGAATAAAGAACAGTTGGAGGAATTGAGGGTGAAGCCGTTGTCTGCGTCTTCAGCTTCGAAGCGAACGCTTGTTCCGGCGTTGAATATGAAGCTTTGGTATGCGCCTTTTTTGGAACTGCCTGATGGGACTGTGCTTAAAGGGGCTACATTGGTGGCAATTAGGCCTAGTGAGCAGTCGGGTCAGAAAGAGGTTTCTGATGGGTCTTGGGTTTCATCTGCATTTGAGGAGCCTTATGGAACTGCTGCTAGGATGTTGGTCAAGAGGAGGACTTATTGCCTTGAGATGAATTCCTTTTGA